One genomic window of Microbacterium testaceum StLB037 includes the following:
- a CDS encoding NAD(+) synthase, with the protein MITDLPFESVYRHGFARVAACTIPVAIADPATNADAVLESARACDAEGVAVAVFPELCLTGYAIDDLVMQDPLLDAVETALERVVSASVDLLPMLLVGAPLRHGNRLFNCAVVIHRGRVLGVAPKAYLPTYREFYESRWYARGDDQAGQHIRVAGETVPFGPDLLFDAVDVPGLTVHAEVCEDVWVPIPPSSGAALAGATVLANLSGSPITIGRADDRNLLSQSQSMRCLAAYVYAAAGQGESTNDVSWDGQTMIYEGGQLLDTTERFPDGPRRSVADIDLDRLRQERIRQGTFDDNRRTTAPAFRTVSFELAPPAADIGLRRALDRFPFVPDDPARLAQDCYEAFNIQVSGLVQRLQAIGNPKPVLGVSGGLDSTHALLVIARAMDRMGRPRSDILTYTLPGFATSEKTKRNAIALAEAVGASIEEIDIRPAASEMLSRMGHPFASGEPVHDVTFENVQAGLRTDYLFRLANQNNGIVVGTGDLSEIALGWSTYGVGDQMSHYSVNPGVPKTLIQHVIRWVISSGELSAETVGVLQAVLDTEISPELVPAGQDGRMQSTEDRIGPYNLHDFTLYHVLRFGFRPSKIAFLAAHAWSDPDAGTWPPGYPEGERPSYDLVTVARWLEVFLQRFFGFAQFKRTAIPNGPKVSPAGSLSPRGDWRAPSDGNARAWLADLHAAVPQAFRP; encoded by the coding sequence GTGATCACCGACCTGCCGTTCGAGAGCGTCTACCGGCACGGATTCGCGCGCGTCGCCGCGTGCACGATCCCCGTGGCGATCGCCGACCCCGCCACCAACGCCGATGCCGTCCTCGAGTCCGCACGAGCATGCGACGCCGAGGGCGTGGCGGTCGCGGTCTTCCCCGAGCTGTGCCTCACCGGGTACGCGATCGACGATCTGGTCATGCAGGATCCGCTGCTGGACGCGGTCGAGACGGCGCTGGAGCGCGTGGTCTCGGCATCCGTCGACCTTCTGCCCATGCTCCTCGTGGGGGCTCCGCTCCGACACGGCAACCGCCTCTTCAACTGCGCCGTGGTGATCCACCGCGGCCGCGTGCTCGGCGTCGCGCCGAAGGCGTATCTGCCGACCTATCGCGAGTTCTACGAATCCCGCTGGTACGCCCGCGGCGACGATCAGGCCGGTCAGCACATCCGGGTCGCAGGCGAGACGGTGCCGTTCGGTCCCGACCTGCTCTTCGACGCCGTCGATGTGCCCGGGCTCACCGTGCACGCCGAGGTCTGCGAGGACGTGTGGGTGCCCATCCCCCCGTCATCGGGGGCGGCCCTCGCGGGCGCGACCGTGCTGGCAAACCTCTCCGGCAGCCCGATCACGATCGGGCGGGCCGACGACCGGAACCTGCTGTCGCAGTCGCAGTCGATGCGGTGCCTCGCGGCGTATGTCTATGCGGCGGCCGGCCAGGGCGAGTCGACGAACGACGTCTCGTGGGACGGCCAGACGATGATCTACGAGGGCGGGCAGCTCCTCGACACGACCGAGCGCTTCCCGGACGGGCCGCGCCGCAGCGTCGCCGACATCGACCTCGATCGCCTGCGGCAGGAGCGCATCCGCCAGGGCACGTTCGACGACAACCGCCGCACGACCGCGCCCGCCTTCCGCACCGTGTCGTTCGAGCTGGCCCCGCCCGCGGCCGACATCGGGCTGCGCCGCGCGCTCGACCGCTTCCCGTTCGTCCCCGACGACCCCGCCCGCCTCGCGCAGGACTGCTACGAGGCGTTCAACATCCAGGTGTCGGGCCTCGTGCAGCGACTCCAGGCGATCGGCAACCCCAAGCCCGTCCTGGGCGTCAGCGGCGGCCTCGACTCCACGCACGCGCTGCTCGTCATCGCCCGGGCCATGGACCGCATGGGCCGGCCGCGCAGCGACATCCTCACCTACACGCTCCCCGGCTTCGCGACGAGCGAGAAGACGAAGCGCAACGCGATCGCCCTCGCCGAGGCCGTCGGCGCCTCGATCGAGGAGATCGACATCCGGCCGGCGGCATCCGAGATGCTCTCCCGCATGGGCCACCCCTTCGCCTCGGGGGAACCGGTCCACGACGTGACGTTCGAGAACGTGCAGGCGGGGCTGCGTACCGACTACCTCTTCCGTCTGGCCAACCAGAACAACGGCATCGTCGTCGGTACCGGTGACCTGTCCGAGATCGCGTTGGGCTGGTCGACGTACGGCGTGGGCGACCAGATGAGCCACTACTCGGTGAACCCGGGTGTGCCGAAGACGCTCATCCAACACGTGATCCGCTGGGTCATCTCCTCCGGAGAGCTCAGTGCGGAGACCGTCGGGGTGCTCCAGGCGGTGCTCGACACCGAGATCAGCCCCGAGCTCGTGCCGGCCGGACAAGACGGACGCATGCAGTCCACCGAAGACCGCATCGGCCCGTACAACCTGCACGACTTCACGCTGTACCACGTGCTGCGCTTCGGCTTCCGGCCCTCGAAGATCGCCTTCCTCGCCGCGCACGCCTGGTCGGATCCGGATGCCGGGACCTGGCCGCCGGGTTATCCCGAGGGTGAACGCCCCTCGTACGATCTCGTCACGGTGGCGAGGTGGCTCGAGGTGTTCCTGCAGCGCTTCTTCGGATTCGCACAGTTCAAGCGCACGGCCATCCCGAACGGGCCGAAGGTCTCGCCGGCGGGCTCGCTGTCGCCGCGAGGGGACTGGAGAGCTCCCTCAGACGGGAACGCGCGCGCGTGGTTGGCCGACCTGCACGCGGCGGTGCCGCAGGCCTTCCGGCCCTGA
- a CDS encoding TM0106 family RecB-like putative nuclease, which yields MRYIERDARIVWSASDLKAAAECEFAWLRAIDAKIGRIAAVDDPEDATLERAARLGTAHELRVLDEYRERFGAAVREIPAARSSDAEALAEAVRLTDEALADPGAEVVYQAAFATDEFVGFADFLVREREARVDGTRPWIVQDTKLARRARVTALMQLAAYVDQLDRLGVARSGDVELLLGDGTTSTHRVDDLLPVFGLRRTRLRSLIADRRVELGVAGPVIAWGDVRGDLDVVACGRCATCEIEVIAHRDLLLVAGMRPVQRDRLRAGGILTIDDLARASEAPASLSADTFASLRTQARLQLDSPAGVPSDDAPAHAVPTFEVVAPKSLGVLPRPDHGDLFFDFEGDPLYTEGVGEHWGIDYLFGWVDTRETYGAIWAHTFAEERAALERFLDMVALRRQQYPGMHIYHYAPYEPTHLLTMAARYGVREADVDRLLRDGVFVDLYPVVRRALRVGSRSYSIKKLEPLYMGDEVRTSDVQRGDDSIVKYVEARALSVDGDTEAAQRVLDDLADYNRYDCVSTRRLRDWLVDRARESGAVPARGAEPDEQAYEPSPRATALQRWAADAPEPDATALRLAAAAIDYYPREEKTYWATHFLRLREPVSVWEQTRDVVVVDTARSRVVTDWHIAESGRGSERRLVELRGEPAPGTRLTPDAEPFAVYDLPAPFPLDTRPRWIHGARRVTVREVLDDGAIVEEIAADGVTWDDLPLALTPPAPPRAGNQQKAIDAWADAVLASAPSIPSGPAADILRRVPPRTRSGALAPVTAIDGRPGDDEVAAISRSVADLEHSYLAVQGPPGTGKTYVGSHVIARLVAERGYRIGVVAQSHATIEHMLDQVIAAGVPASRVGKAPKDPNAPHAFTVLPKNGVAAFTAENAAHGFVVGGTAWDFSHETRIPRGSLDLLVIDEAGQFSLASTIAVSLSAQRLLLLGDPQQLPQVSQGTHPEPVDTSALGWIIDGAEVVPPELGYFLARTRRMHPAVAGPVSRLSYEGRLAAHPSTALRRLEGIDPGVHVVPVRHRGNSTCSGEEAAEVARLVRDLIGREWAGAEGGAGDSATALEPRPLRADDIIVITPYNAQQVAVEEALSAAGFPEVPVGTVDRFQGKEAVVAILTLAASSGREAPRGLEFLLLRNRINVAISRAMQAAYVVYSMSLLDDLPRTPEGVARLSAFARLVAEAD from the coding sequence ATGCGGTACATCGAGCGCGACGCGCGCATCGTCTGGAGCGCCAGCGACCTCAAGGCAGCGGCCGAGTGCGAGTTCGCCTGGCTGCGCGCCATCGACGCGAAGATCGGGCGCATCGCCGCCGTGGACGACCCCGAAGACGCCACCCTCGAGCGCGCCGCGCGCCTCGGGACCGCGCACGAGCTGCGCGTGCTCGACGAGTACCGCGAGCGCTTCGGCGCCGCCGTGCGCGAGATCCCCGCGGCACGCTCCTCCGACGCCGAAGCGCTCGCCGAGGCCGTGCGCCTGACCGACGAGGCCCTCGCCGACCCCGGGGCCGAGGTCGTCTATCAAGCGGCGTTCGCCACCGACGAGTTCGTGGGGTTCGCCGACTTCCTCGTGCGCGAGCGAGAGGCACGCGTCGACGGGACGCGCCCCTGGATCGTCCAAGACACCAAGCTGGCCCGCCGGGCTCGTGTCACCGCGCTCATGCAGTTGGCCGCCTACGTCGACCAGCTCGACCGACTCGGTGTTGCGCGGTCGGGAGACGTCGAACTGCTCTTGGGCGATGGCACGACGAGTACGCACCGTGTCGACGACCTGCTCCCCGTGTTCGGGCTGCGCCGCACGCGGTTGCGCTCCCTGATCGCCGACCGCCGGGTCGAGCTCGGGGTCGCCGGGCCGGTCATCGCCTGGGGCGACGTGCGCGGCGACCTCGACGTCGTCGCGTGCGGTCGGTGCGCGACGTGTGAGATCGAGGTCATCGCGCATCGCGACCTGCTCCTCGTCGCCGGCATGCGTCCCGTGCAGCGCGATCGGCTGCGGGCGGGCGGCATCCTGACGATCGACGATCTGGCGCGAGCATCCGAGGCGCCCGCCTCCCTGAGCGCCGACACCTTCGCGTCGCTGCGCACCCAGGCGCGGCTTCAACTCGACAGCCCGGCGGGGGTGCCGTCCGACGACGCTCCCGCCCACGCGGTGCCCACCTTCGAGGTGGTCGCGCCCAAGTCCCTCGGCGTGCTGCCCCGCCCCGACCACGGCGATCTCTTCTTCGACTTCGAGGGCGACCCGCTCTACACCGAGGGTGTTGGCGAGCACTGGGGCATCGACTACCTCTTCGGCTGGGTCGACACCCGCGAGACCTATGGCGCGATCTGGGCGCACACCTTCGCCGAGGAACGCGCCGCTCTCGAACGCTTCCTCGACATGGTGGCGCTGCGTCGTCAGCAGTACCCGGGCATGCACATCTACCACTACGCCCCGTACGAGCCGACGCATCTGCTGACGATGGCCGCGCGCTACGGCGTGCGCGAGGCCGACGTCGACCGGCTGCTGCGCGATGGCGTGTTCGTCGACCTGTACCCCGTCGTGCGACGGGCACTCCGCGTGGGATCGCGGTCCTACTCGATCAAGAAGCTCGAGCCGCTGTACATGGGCGACGAGGTGCGCACGAGCGACGTCCAGCGCGGCGACGACTCGATCGTGAAGTACGTCGAGGCGCGCGCGCTCTCCGTCGACGGCGACACCGAGGCGGCCCAGCGCGTGCTCGACGACCTCGCGGACTACAACCGCTACGACTGCGTCTCGACCCGGCGCCTGCGCGACTGGCTCGTCGACCGCGCGCGCGAATCCGGGGCCGTGCCGGCGCGCGGTGCGGAGCCCGACGAGCAGGCCTACGAGCCGTCCCCGCGGGCGACGGCCCTGCAGCGCTGGGCGGCCGATGCCCCCGAGCCCGACGCGACCGCGCTCCGGCTGGCCGCAGCCGCGATCGACTACTACCCGCGCGAAGAGAAGACCTACTGGGCGACGCACTTCCTGCGCCTGCGCGAGCCGGTGTCCGTCTGGGAACAGACCCGCGACGTCGTGGTGGTCGACACCGCCCGCTCGCGCGTCGTGACCGATTGGCACATCGCCGAATCGGGGCGCGGTTCCGAACGCCGCCTGGTCGAGCTGCGCGGTGAGCCGGCTCCCGGAACACGCCTGACCCCGGATGCCGAGCCCTTCGCCGTGTACGACCTCCCGGCACCGTTCCCGCTCGACACCCGCCCGCGGTGGATCCACGGCGCTCGACGCGTGACCGTGCGAGAAGTCCTCGACGACGGCGCGATCGTGGAGGAGATCGCGGCCGACGGCGTGACGTGGGACGATCTTCCGCTCGCGCTCACGCCGCCCGCACCGCCCCGAGCCGGCAACCAGCAGAAGGCGATCGATGCATGGGCCGATGCCGTTCTGGCATCCGCCCCGTCCATCCCCTCCGGCCCGGCGGCCGACATCCTGCGGCGCGTCCCTCCGCGAACCCGCTCGGGTGCCCTCGCACCCGTCACGGCCATCGACGGTCGACCCGGCGACGACGAGGTCGCGGCGATCTCCCGCAGCGTCGCCGACCTCGAGCACAGCTACCTCGCCGTCCAGGGCCCTCCCGGCACCGGCAAGACCTACGTCGGGTCGCACGTGATCGCGCGCCTCGTCGCCGAGCGCGGATACCGCATCGGAGTCGTCGCGCAGTCGCACGCGACGATCGAGCACATGCTCGACCAGGTCATCGCGGCCGGGGTGCCGGCATCCCGTGTCGGCAAGGCGCCCAAAGACCCGAACGCCCCGCACGCGTTCACGGTGCTGCCGAAGAACGGTGTGGCGGCCTTCACCGCCGAGAACGCGGCCCATGGCTTCGTCGTGGGAGGCACCGCCTGGGACTTCAGCCACGAGACGCGTATTCCGCGCGGTAGCCTCGACCTGCTCGTGATCGACGAGGCGGGGCAGTTCTCGCTGGCCTCGACCATCGCGGTCTCGCTCTCGGCGCAGCGGCTCCTTCTCCTCGGCGATCCGCAGCAGCTGCCGCAGGTGAGCCAGGGCACGCACCCCGAACCGGTCGACACCTCGGCGCTGGGCTGGATCATCGACGGCGCCGAAGTCGTGCCGCCCGAGCTCGGTTACTTCCTCGCGCGCACACGGCGCATGCATCCGGCGGTGGCGGGGCCGGTCTCGCGCCTGTCTTATGAGGGGCGTCTCGCGGCCCACCCGTCGACCGCGCTGCGTCGGCTCGAGGGCATCGATCCCGGCGTGCACGTGGTGCCGGTTCGGCACCGCGGCAATTCGACGTGCTCGGGGGAGGAAGCCGCCGAGGTCGCGCGCCTCGTCCGCGACCTGATCGGACGCGAGTGGGCCGGCGCCGAGGGGGGAGCGGGGGACTCGGCGACCGCGCTCGAACCTCGACCGTTGCGGGCCGACGACATCATCGTCATCACGCCGTACAACGCCCAGCAGGTCGCGGTCGAAGAGGCTCTCTCGGCCGCGGGCTTCCCCGAGGTCCCCGTGGGGACCGTCGACCGCTTCCAGGGCAAGGAAGCGGTGGTCGCGATCCTCACCCTCGCCGCGTCATCGGGACGCGAAGCGCCGCGCGGCCTGGAGTTCCTCCTGTTGCGCAACCGCATCAACGTCGCGATCTCGCGAGCGATGCAGGCCGCGTACGTCGTGTACTCCATGTCGCTTCTCGACGACCTCCCCCGAACGCCCGAGGGGGTCGCGCGCCTCAGCGCCTTCGCGCGGCTGGTCGCCGAGGCCGACTGA
- the upp gene encoding uracil phosphoribosyltransferase, translating into MRVHVADHPLITHKLTVLRDEQTSSPVFRQLTEELVTLLAYEATRNVRVETIEIKTPVTLTEGVKISEPRPIVVPILRAGLGMLEGMVKLLPTAEVGFLGMVRDEETFQPTTYAERLPDDLSDRQCFVLDPMLATGGSLGAAIKFLFARGAQDVTAICLLGAPEGVAAIEKQVEGHDVTLVLGALDERLNEKGYIVPGLGDAGDRLYGTA; encoded by the coding sequence ATGCGTGTCCACGTCGCCGATCACCCGCTCATCACCCACAAGCTGACCGTGCTGCGCGATGAGCAGACCTCGTCGCCCGTCTTCCGCCAGCTCACCGAGGAGCTCGTGACACTCCTGGCCTACGAGGCCACGCGGAACGTCCGGGTCGAGACGATCGAGATCAAGACCCCCGTGACCCTCACCGAGGGCGTGAAGATCAGCGAGCCCCGCCCGATCGTCGTCCCCATCCTGCGCGCCGGCCTCGGCATGCTCGAGGGCATGGTGAAGCTCCTCCCCACCGCCGAGGTCGGCTTCCTCGGCATGGTCCGCGACGAGGAGACGTTCCAGCCCACCACGTACGCCGAGCGCCTCCCCGACGACCTCAGCGACCGTCAGTGCTTCGTGCTCGACCCGATGCTCGCGACCGGCGGCTCGCTCGGCGCGGCGATCAAATTCCTCTTCGCGCGCGGGGCGCAGGACGTCACCGCCATCTGCCTGCTCGGTGCTCCCGAGGGCGTCGCGGCGATCGAGAAGCAGGTCGAGGGTCACGACGTCACGCTCGTCCTGGGTGCTCTCGACGAGCGACTGAACGAGAAGGGCTACATCGTGCCCGGTCTCGGCGACGCCGGCGACCGCCTCTACGGCACGGCCTGA
- the tadA gene encoding tRNA adenosine(34) deaminase TadA, producing the protein MRRALVLADAAAAEGDVPVGAVVVDASGTVRGEGRNLREATHDPTAHAEVVALRRAAESLGTWHLAGCTLVVTLEPCVMCAGAVLQARVPRVVFGAWDAKAGAAGSMYDVLRDRRLPHRVEVVGGVAEGEASTRLRAFFDVRRDAN; encoded by the coding sequence ATGCGGCGCGCGCTGGTCTTGGCCGACGCGGCCGCTGCGGAGGGCGACGTACCCGTCGGAGCGGTCGTTGTCGATGCGTCGGGGACGGTCCGGGGCGAAGGCCGCAATCTCCGCGAGGCCACGCATGACCCCACCGCCCACGCGGAGGTGGTCGCCCTCCGTCGGGCCGCCGAGTCCCTCGGCACGTGGCACCTCGCCGGCTGCACGCTCGTGGTGACGCTCGAGCCGTGCGTCATGTGCGCCGGCGCCGTGCTGCAGGCGCGCGTCCCGCGGGTCGTGTTCGGAGCATGGGATGCCAAGGCCGGCGCCGCCGGGTCGATGTACGACGTCCTGCGCGATCGGCGTCTGCCGCACCGGGTCGAGGTGGTCGGCGGGGTCGCCGAAGGCGAGGCATCCACTCGTCTCCGAGCGTTCTTCGACGTCCGGCGCGACGCAAACTGA
- a CDS encoding LLM class F420-dependent oxidoreductase, whose translation MEYCLFTEPQQGFSYDDQLAFARSAETHGLDGFFRSDHYLRMGEGDPRPGPTDAWTTLAGLARETSRIRLGTLVSSVTYRVPGILAIQVAQVDAMSGGRAELGLGTGWFEREHEAYGIPFPAKRFDLLEEQLAIVTGLWATPDAETFSFDGEHYRLDAAPALPKPMQERMPVIVGGGGPKRTPALAARYATEFNIGFVPEEVVAQKFDVVRAACDDIGRDPATLKMSVALPTIVGTDDAEIERRLTAIGQTREQFDNGANIIGTPEQVVEKVGRLRDLGASRVYFQLMDLRDVDHADLLGTEVVPHLPR comes from the coding sequence GTGGAATACTGCCTGTTCACCGAACCCCAGCAGGGCTTCTCGTACGACGACCAGCTCGCGTTCGCGCGCTCCGCCGAGACGCACGGCCTCGATGGGTTCTTCCGCTCGGACCACTACCTGCGCATGGGTGAGGGCGACCCGCGCCCCGGGCCGACGGACGCGTGGACGACCCTGGCCGGCCTCGCGCGCGAGACCTCGCGTATCCGGCTCGGCACCCTCGTCTCCTCCGTGACGTACCGCGTTCCGGGGATCCTCGCGATCCAGGTCGCGCAGGTCGACGCGATGTCGGGCGGACGCGCAGAGCTCGGACTCGGAACGGGCTGGTTCGAGCGCGAACACGAGGCCTACGGCATCCCGTTCCCGGCCAAGCGGTTCGATCTTCTCGAAGAGCAGCTCGCGATCGTCACGGGCCTGTGGGCGACCCCGGATGCCGAGACCTTCTCGTTCGACGGAGAGCACTACCGGCTCGACGCGGCGCCGGCCCTGCCGAAGCCCATGCAGGAGCGGATGCCGGTGATCGTCGGCGGTGGCGGGCCGAAGCGCACGCCGGCGCTCGCGGCGCGCTACGCGACCGAGTTCAACATCGGCTTCGTGCCCGAGGAGGTCGTGGCGCAGAAGTTCGATGTCGTGCGGGCCGCGTGCGACGACATCGGGCGCGACCCCGCCACCCTGAAGATGTCGGTCGCCCTTCCCACGATCGTCGGGACGGACGACGCCGAGATCGAGCGACGCCTGACCGCGATCGGCCAGACCCGAGAGCAGTTCGACAACGGCGCGAACATCATCGGCACCCCCGAGCAGGTCGTCGAGAAGGTCGGCCGCCTGCGGGATCTCGGCGCGAGCCGCGTGTACTTCCAGCTCATGGACCTCCGCGACGTCGACCACGCCGACCTCCTGGGCACCGAAGTCGTCCCGCACCTTCCGCGCTGA
- a CDS encoding alpha/beta fold hydrolase, translating to MTLFDGITARLVDTDRLSVNVLERVGDDPATAPEHTVVFVHGNVSSSLFWQEIMQDLPSDLRVLAIDLRGFGGTEHMPVDAARGVRDFSDDIHATLEVLGIPSAHLVGWSMGGGVVLQYALDHPVLSLTLQSPVSPFGFGGTRRDGSRLTDDDAGTGAGGANPDFVQRLTDRDTTADAPTSPRSVFRSGYVAAGYTSENEDVWVQSMLSTSTAGGNYPGDAVASPNWPGFAPGTSGVLNTMAPKYFNVSGIVDLADKPPILWIYGTADAIVSDASFYDLNHLGALGVIPDWPGEEVAPAQPMVSQTRDVLSAYAAAGGEVTEVPVEGAGHAAHLERPAAFRRALLTHIGYVGRPADPAPPTEAIILRSAD from the coding sequence ATGACTCTCTTCGACGGCATCACCGCGCGTCTCGTCGACACCGATCGCCTCAGCGTGAACGTGCTCGAACGAGTCGGCGACGACCCGGCCACCGCGCCCGAGCACACGGTGGTCTTCGTGCACGGGAACGTGTCGTCGTCGCTGTTCTGGCAGGAGATCATGCAGGATCTGCCGAGCGATCTGCGGGTCCTCGCGATCGACCTCCGCGGCTTCGGCGGCACCGAGCACATGCCCGTGGACGCCGCGCGCGGCGTGCGCGACTTCAGCGACGACATCCACGCGACCCTCGAGGTCCTCGGCATCCCCTCCGCCCACCTCGTCGGATGGTCGATGGGCGGCGGCGTCGTGCTGCAGTACGCCCTCGACCACCCCGTGCTCTCGCTCACGCTGCAGTCCCCCGTCTCGCCGTTCGGCTTCGGGGGCACGCGGCGCGACGGCTCGCGGCTCACCGACGACGACGCCGGCACCGGGGCGGGCGGGGCCAACCCCGACTTCGTCCAGCGGCTGACCGATCGCGACACCACCGCCGACGCGCCCACCTCGCCGCGATCGGTCTTCCGGTCGGGCTACGTCGCCGCGGGCTACACGAGCGAGAACGAGGACGTCTGGGTCCAGTCCATGCTGTCGACCTCGACCGCGGGCGGAAACTACCCCGGCGACGCGGTCGCGAGCCCGAACTGGCCGGGATTCGCCCCGGGAACGAGCGGCGTCCTCAACACCATGGCGCCGAAGTACTTCAACGTCTCGGGGATCGTCGATCTCGCCGACAAGCCCCCGATCCTGTGGATCTACGGGACGGCGGACGCCATCGTCTCGGACGCGTCGTTCTACGACCTCAACCACCTCGGCGCCCTCGGCGTGATCCCGGACTGGCCCGGCGAGGAGGTCGCTCCCGCTCAGCCGATGGTGTCGCAGACCCGCGACGTGCTGTCGGCCTACGCCGCGGCGGGCGGCGAGGTGACCGAGGTGCCGGTCGAGGGAGCCGGTCACGCCGCGCACCTCGAGCGCCCCGCGGCGTTCCGCCGGGCTCTGCTGACGCACATCGGCTACGTCGGTCGCCCGGCGGACCCCGCGCCCCCGACCGAGGCGATCATCCTGCGCTCCGCCGACTGA
- the proC gene encoding pyrroline-5-carboxylate reductase yields the protein MTDATTSLPPIAILGAGSMGGAILHGLVAAGLTGGGVTATNRSIAKAAELADLEGVTSVALEAAPDGNTAAVAYADIVLIGVKPAMVPDLLDEIAPHLRPGAVVVSLAAGVTLDTFARHLGDRVATLRSMPNTPSLVGKGVTGLAAGPAASADDVAVVRALFETVGVVLEVPEAQIDALSTISGSGPAYVFLLVEEFTKAAVRMGFDDAQARLLAEETFTGATALMSASDVDPAELRRRVTSPKGTTERAVAVLQDAHLDDTFTTAAEAALARAKELAAGS from the coding sequence ATGACGGATGCCACGACCTCGCTGCCCCCGATCGCCATCCTCGGCGCCGGCTCCATGGGAGGAGCGATCCTCCACGGACTCGTCGCGGCCGGGCTCACCGGCGGCGGTGTCACCGCGACCAACCGCTCGATCGCGAAGGCCGCCGAGCTCGCCGACCTCGAGGGGGTCACGAGCGTCGCCCTGGAAGCGGCTCCCGACGGCAACACCGCCGCAGTGGCATACGCCGACATCGTCCTCATCGGCGTGAAGCCGGCCATGGTGCCCGACCTCCTCGACGAGATCGCGCCGCACCTGCGCCCGGGGGCGGTGGTGGTGAGCCTCGCGGCGGGCGTCACGCTGGACACCTTCGCGAGGCACCTCGGCGATCGGGTCGCCACGCTGCGTTCGATGCCCAACACCCCCTCGCTCGTGGGGAAGGGCGTCACGGGGCTGGCCGCCGGGCCGGCGGCGTCCGCGGACGACGTCGCCGTCGTGCGCGCGCTGTTCGAGACGGTCGGCGTGGTGCTGGAGGTTCCGGAGGCGCAGATCGACGCGCTGTCGACGATCTCCGGATCGGGGCCCGCCTACGTCTTCCTGCTCGTCGAGGAGTTCACGAAGGCCGCCGTGCGGATGGGCTTCGACGACGCCCAGGCCCGCCTGCTCGCGGAGGAGACCTTCACGGGGGCGACCGCACTGATGTCCGCCTCGGACGTGGATCCGGCCGAACTCCGCCGTCGGGTGACGAGCCCCAAGGGCACCACGGAGCGGGCCGTCGCGGTGCTGCAGGACGCGCACCTCGACGACACCTTCACGACTGCGGCCGAAGCCGCTCTCGCTCGCGCGAAGGAGCTCGCCGCGGGGAGCTGA
- a CDS encoding potassium channel family protein codes for MVERIRSDAPVLVIGLGRFGAACAGELDRLDREVLAVDGNLELVQKWSERVTHAVQADARNIDALRQIGAQDFQVAVVAVGSLIEASVLITANLVDLKVPQIWAKAVSQSHGKILARVGANHVIYPEAEAGERVAHLVSGRMLDFIRFDDDFVLAKMYPPKLIRGVGLNQSGVRTKYNVTVVGVKSPGRPFRYAEADTVVTNHDLVIVSGTNSDIERFAALDR; via the coding sequence TTGGTTGAACGCATCCGCAGTGACGCCCCCGTCCTGGTGATCGGCCTCGGGCGCTTCGGTGCCGCGTGCGCCGGAGAACTCGACCGACTCGACCGCGAGGTCCTCGCCGTCGACGGCAACCTCGAGCTCGTGCAGAAGTGGTCGGAGCGCGTGACCCACGCCGTCCAGGCCGACGCGCGCAACATCGACGCGCTGCGTCAGATCGGGGCGCAGGACTTCCAGGTGGCCGTCGTGGCCGTCGGCTCCCTCATCGAGGCATCCGTCCTCATCACCGCGAACCTCGTCGACCTCAAGGTGCCGCAGATCTGGGCGAAGGCCGTCTCGCAGTCGCACGGCAAGATCCTCGCCCGCGTCGGCGCGAACCACGTCATCTACCCCGAGGCCGAGGCCGGAGAGCGCGTCGCGCACCTGGTGAGCGGGCGCATGCTCGACTTCATCCGGTTCGACGACGACTTCGTCCTCGCGAAGATGTACCCGCCCAAGCTCATCCGCGGCGTGGGCCTCAACCAGTCGGGCGTGCGCACGAAGTACAACGTCACGGTCGTGGGCGTGAAGAGCCCGGGCCGACCGTTCCGCTACGCGGAGGCCGACACGGTCGTCACCAACCACGACCTCGTGATCGTCTCGGGCACGAACTCCGACATCGAGCGCTTCGCCGCCCTCGACCGCTGA